A single Methanofastidiosum sp. DNA region contains:
- a CDS encoding ribonuclease VapC, with amino-acid sequence MKFILDSSAFIGGFLPGEDEYFTVYEVIGEVEDEQSKERLSYFLNSGKIKIKEPNSEIVKGVIRKSQTTGDNLSLTDIKLIALALELDSTIISEDYGIQNVSSMINVKYKSIREAGIKKIIHWEYYCMGCKKIHSKDKKICQDCGNIIKRRPIKKNIEYSY; translated from the coding sequence GTGAAGTTCATCCTTGACTCATCAGCATTTATAGGCGGATTTTTACCAGGAGAGGATGAGTATTTTACTGTCTATGAAGTAATTGGTGAAGTTGAAGACGAGCAATCTAAAGAAAGATTGTCTTATTTTTTAAATTCTGGGAAGATTAAGATAAAGGAACCTAATTCAGAAATAGTAAAAGGAGTAATTAGAAAGTCTCAAACAACAGGAGACAATCTATCTTTGACGGATATTAAATTAATTGCGCTTGCGCTTGAGTTAGATTCTACGATTATATCCGAGGACTACGGGATACAAAATGTTTCTTCTATGATCAATGTTAAATACAAATCAATTAGGGAAGCTGGGATAAAAAAGATAATTCATTGGGAGTATTATTGCATGGGATGTAAAAAAATACACTCAAAAGACAAAAAAATCTGTCAAGACTGCGGAAATATAATAAAAAGGCGACCTATAAAAAAAAACATTGAATATTCATATTAA
- a CDS encoding bifunctional N(6)-L-threonylcarbamoyladenine synthase/serine/threonine protein kinase, which produces MISLGIEGTAHTLGIGIVSEECVLSNVTDSYCSDGGIHPREAADHHASVIGSVMEKSLSEAGIKKGQVDLISFSMGPGLGPCLRIVASAARSLSINLNVPVIGVNHCVAHVEIGRFATGAKDPVTLYVSGGNTQILAYAEGKYRVFGETLDVGIGNMQDTFGRELGIGFPCGKQIDDLSSKGCNYLQLPYTIKGMDFSFSGLLTESIKKLKTNNQEDVTFSLMETAYSLVVEASERAMSHTEKNELLLTGGVASSKRLKEMCNTMCVERDATLFVPPPALCRDNGAMIAYQGLLEYSNGKRMEIEDTIIKQKWRTDEVEVNWV; this is translated from the coding sequence ATGATATCTCTTGGGATAGAGGGCACAGCACATACTCTTGGAATTGGGATAGTTTCTGAAGAATGTGTACTCTCAAATGTTACTGATTCTTATTGCTCAGATGGAGGAATTCATCCTAGAGAAGCTGCAGATCACCACGCCAGTGTAATAGGAAGTGTTATGGAGAAGTCTTTATCTGAAGCAGGCATTAAAAAAGGTCAAGTTGACTTAATCTCTTTTTCAATGGGGCCAGGTCTTGGCCCATGTCTTAGAATTGTTGCCAGCGCTGCAAGGTCACTTTCGATTAATTTGAATGTGCCCGTAATAGGAGTGAATCATTGTGTCGCTCATGTAGAGATTGGCAGATTCGCTACAGGTGCAAAAGACCCAGTTACTCTTTATGTTTCAGGGGGTAATACTCAAATATTGGCGTATGCGGAAGGCAAATATAGGGTGTTTGGCGAGACTCTTGATGTCGGAATAGGCAATATGCAGGATACCTTTGGCAGGGAATTAGGGATAGGTTTTCCCTGTGGAAAACAGATCGATGATCTTTCTAGCAAAGGGTGCAATTACCTACAGTTACCCTACACAATAAAAGGCATGGATTTTTCTTTCTCAGGCCTTTTGACAGAATCGATTAAAAAATTAAAAACTAACAATCAAGAAGATGTTACTTTCTCATTAATGGAAACTGCATATTCCTTGGTAGTTGAAGCGTCTGAAAGGGCAATGTCACATACTGAAAAAAATGAACTATTGCTAACAGGCGGAGTTGCATCTTCCAAAAGATTAAAAGAAATGTGCAACACTATGTGCGTTGAAAGAGACGCTACACTTTTTGTTCCTCCCCCTGCTCTATGCCGGGACAATGGGGCAATGATTGCCTATCAAGGGCTACTGGAATACTCAAATGGCAAGAGGATGGAGATTGAAGATACGATAATAAAACAAAAATGGAGAACAGACGAGGTGGAAGTGAATTGGGTATAG
- a CDS encoding metal-dependent transcriptional regulator, producing the protein MVNTTTNTEQDYLKAILNITENKGFARTKDVAKALGVRPATTVEMLKKLEEKGLIKREHYGPTVLTEKGTRIATITLKKHKVLLDFFTMILVPEEDAEKDACDMEHNLSKVTNEQLIKFMAFLSHEGFFDIWAKKFKDFSSSGKLKPIKISDEEYYYDLATQNMK; encoded by the coding sequence ATGGTCAACACTACTACAAATACCGAACAAGACTATCTTAAAGCAATTTTAAATATAACAGAGAATAAAGGTTTCGCAAGAACAAAAGATGTCGCTAAGGCGTTAGGAGTAAGACCTGCAACTACAGTTGAAATGCTAAAAAAACTTGAAGAAAAAGGATTAATCAAACGAGAGCATTATGGGCCCACAGTCTTAACTGAAAAAGGAACTAGAATAGCAACGATTACATTAAAAAAACATAAAGTTCTTCTTGATTTTTTCACGATGATACTTGTGCCAGAAGAAGATGCTGAAAAAGATGCGTGTGATATGGAACACAATTTAAGTAAGGTAACGAATGAGCAGCTTATTAAGTTCATGGCGTTCTTATCTCACGAAGGATTCTTTGATATCTGGGCAAAAAAATTCAAAGATTTCTCCTCAAGCGGCAAGTTGAAACCTATCAAGATCTCTGATGAAGAGTATTATTATGATTTGGCAACCCAGAATATGAAGTAA